In a single window of the Lacerta agilis isolate rLacAgi1 chromosome 15, rLacAgi1.pri, whole genome shotgun sequence genome:
- the FEZ1 gene encoding fasciculation and elongation protein zeta-1 isoform X1 translates to MEAPLVSLDEEFEDLRPCYIEDREEKSHYFYGSSPRHLEDPSLSELENFSSEIISFKSMEDLVNEFDEKLNVCFRNYNAKTENLAPVKNQLQIQEEEENLQDEEVWDALTDNYIPSITEDWRDPNIEVLNGNVSDTEIHEKEEEELNEKSENDSGINEEPLLTADQVIEEIEEMMENSPDPEEEEDILEVDDGGETGSQADSVLLQEMQALTQTLNNNWSYEGLKHMSVSELSELLDRIEVAIRDYSEELVQQLARRDELEFEKEVKNSFITVLIEVQNKQKEHREVMKRRRKEKGLSLQSSRIERATQMPLKRFSMEGISNILQTSIRQTFGNSANDKQYLNTVIPYEKKAYPPSVEDLQMLTNILFAMKEDNEKVPTLLTDYILKVLCPT, encoded by the exons ATGGAAGCCCCTCTGGTAAGCCTGGATGAAGAGTTCGAAGATCTGAGGCCGTGCTACATTGAAGACAGGGAAGAGAAATCTCATTATTTTTATGGCTCCTCTCCTCGGCATTTGGAAGACCCCTCCCTTTCTGAGCTCGAGAACTTCTCCTCTGAGATCATCAGCTTCAAGTCCATGGAAGATTTGGTCAATGAATTTGACGAGAAGCTCAATGTCTGCTTTCGGAATTACAATGCCAAAACTGAAAACTTGGCCCCTGTGAAAAACCAGCTCCAGAtacaagaagaggaggaaaatctGCAGGATGAGGA ggtttgggaTGCTCTTACAGACAATTACATCCCATCCATCACCGAAGACTGGAGGGATCCTAACATCGAGGTGCTAAACGGCAATGTCTCCGACACAGAG ATCCacgagaaggaagaggaagagcttaACGAGAAGAGTGAAAATGACTCTGGTATTAACGAGGAGCCTCTACTCACAGCAGATCAG GTGATTGAAGAAATCGAGGAGATGATGGAGAATTCACCAGAccctgaagaggaagaagatatTTTGGAGGTGGACGATGGTGGAGAAACCGGCAGCCAGGCTGATTCTGTCCTTCTACAAGAGATGCAGGCGCTGACACAGACCCTGAACAACAACTGGTCCTATGAAG GCTTGAAGCACATGTCCGTCTCAGAGCTTTCAGAGCTGCTGGATCGCATAGAAGTTGCTATCCGGGACTACTCGGAAGAACTGGTGCAGCAGCTGGCTCGCCGGGATGAGCTGGAGTTTGAGAAGGAGGTGAAGAACTCCTTCATCACGGTGCTGATTGAGGTCCAGAACAAGCAGAAAGAGCACAGAGAGGTGATGAAGCGGAGGCGGAAAGAGAAAGGGCTGAGCCTACAGAGCAGCCGAATAGAAAGGGCAACCCAGATGCCTCTCAAG CGATTCAGCATGGAAGGCATCTCAAACATTCTGCAGACCAGTATCCGGCAGACATTTGGGAACTCGGCAAATGATAAACAG TATTTGAACACCGTTATTCCCTACGAGAAGAAAGCGTATCCTCCTTCAGTTGAAGACTTACAAATGCTCACAAACA TTCTTTTTGCAATGAAGGAGGACAACGAAAAGGTCCCGACGTTGCTAACtgactacattttaaaag tTCTCTGTCCTACCTAA
- the FEZ1 gene encoding fasciculation and elongation protein zeta-1 isoform X2, with translation MEAPLVSLDEEFEDLRPCYIEDREEKSHYFYGSSPRHLEDPSLSELENFSSEIISFKSMEDLVNEFDEKLNVCFRNYNAKTENLAPVKNQLQIQEEEENLQDEEVWDALTDNYIPSITEDWRDPNIEVLNGNVSDTEVIEEIEEMMENSPDPEEEEDILEVDDGGETGSQADSVLLQEMQALTQTLNNNWSYEGLKHMSVSELSELLDRIEVAIRDYSEELVQQLARRDELEFEKEVKNSFITVLIEVQNKQKEHREVMKRRRKEKGLSLQSSRIERATQMPLKRFSMEGISNILQTSIRQTFGNSANDKQYLNTVIPYEKKAYPPSVEDLQMLTNILFAMKEDNEKVPTLLTDYILKVLCPT, from the exons ATGGAAGCCCCTCTGGTAAGCCTGGATGAAGAGTTCGAAGATCTGAGGCCGTGCTACATTGAAGACAGGGAAGAGAAATCTCATTATTTTTATGGCTCCTCTCCTCGGCATTTGGAAGACCCCTCCCTTTCTGAGCTCGAGAACTTCTCCTCTGAGATCATCAGCTTCAAGTCCATGGAAGATTTGGTCAATGAATTTGACGAGAAGCTCAATGTCTGCTTTCGGAATTACAATGCCAAAACTGAAAACTTGGCCCCTGTGAAAAACCAGCTCCAGAtacaagaagaggaggaaaatctGCAGGATGAGGA ggtttgggaTGCTCTTACAGACAATTACATCCCATCCATCACCGAAGACTGGAGGGATCCTAACATCGAGGTGCTAAACGGCAATGTCTCCGACACAGAG GTGATTGAAGAAATCGAGGAGATGATGGAGAATTCACCAGAccctgaagaggaagaagatatTTTGGAGGTGGACGATGGTGGAGAAACCGGCAGCCAGGCTGATTCTGTCCTTCTACAAGAGATGCAGGCGCTGACACAGACCCTGAACAACAACTGGTCCTATGAAG GCTTGAAGCACATGTCCGTCTCAGAGCTTTCAGAGCTGCTGGATCGCATAGAAGTTGCTATCCGGGACTACTCGGAAGAACTGGTGCAGCAGCTGGCTCGCCGGGATGAGCTGGAGTTTGAGAAGGAGGTGAAGAACTCCTTCATCACGGTGCTGATTGAGGTCCAGAACAAGCAGAAAGAGCACAGAGAGGTGATGAAGCGGAGGCGGAAAGAGAAAGGGCTGAGCCTACAGAGCAGCCGAATAGAAAGGGCAACCCAGATGCCTCTCAAG CGATTCAGCATGGAAGGCATCTCAAACATTCTGCAGACCAGTATCCGGCAGACATTTGGGAACTCGGCAAATGATAAACAG TATTTGAACACCGTTATTCCCTACGAGAAGAAAGCGTATCCTCCTTCAGTTGAAGACTTACAAATGCTCACAAACA TTCTTTTTGCAATGAAGGAGGACAACGAAAAGGTCCCGACGTTGCTAACtgactacattttaaaag tTCTCTGTCCTACCTAA